The window GAACCTATTCGACCTGGACCTATTCGAACTGTCAGGGCTGATATATCAGCCTTTATTAACGTAGCGCGGATATATTGGTATCTGTGTATATGCTGACtgataaattacaaataattcCGGTGCAgaaacatttaaagatgtgttaCAGTTCATTCCGAAACGGTCCAGTCCGTAGATTGTTACCAGAAAGTGCTGAGAAGTTTATCAACTAAAACATGTTCAACTCAATACCACTTAATGCAGCTTAGtcacaattttttaataaaacaacttCATAggatttttattgaaatgtatgtCTCTGTTACTTCtttatgtaaaattaaaaaaaaaaaaaagacaattggTCAATATATCATTGTCAGATATTTGCCTCAAACATCGATATCGGTATTAActctcaaaaatccagtatttgTAAAGCTATAAACTTATAATAGCTAATAATATTTACAGCAAATCCATTTATGTCATCAAAtaatagatttgttttttaccCTTAGAGACACCGAAGGAAACTGGGTTTCATCAGAGTACCAGGATCTGTCTGGAGCGGATCAGAGAAGCCATGCTGCATCATAGATGGCAAGAGGCAGCAGAATATATGGCATGTTACCCCCAAATGTTAGAAGACAGAACTCAGGGCTCCACACAGCAGTATAAAGAGGtaggtttgtttttgtagctTGTTTTGTGTCATGTACCCATCGTCCAGACCATACGGACATATGAGACACAAAAGACATGAGTTACTACCCATAATTCTACACTACAGCATGATTAAAAGAAAGTTTgccacaaaaaaatcagtttccaaAAACAGTTAATTCTTTTACATTGATCCACccaaaaaaaatttgcaaagacatttttactaaacagtatatacagtatataaataaaatatcagttatGTAAAAACAGTTCAAAGAAGTACTGTATGAGAGTTTGATATCAACATCCTTGATATTAACAATCTCTTTGTAGCTTATTTGGAGACTCAGTGCTGAGATCCTTCACCATCAACCCAACTCAAAGCTGGAAGACTACAACAACATCTATGAACGAATGAAACATTCAGGAGTTAAGCATTACCTGATGGTATGTTAgctaatagatttttttaatgttattttttatgtcgatttccttttttttttttttaatttgccgAATCACATTTGAGACctgtctctctgcgtctctaGATCAGTCTGGAACATTCCTTCCACCTGCTGCTCCATGGTCACATTGAAGATGCGAAGCGTCAGCTGTCTGCCGCTGAAAGCTGGAGGCATGGGAAGGAGTCGGCAGCTCAGTATCAGAGGACTAAACTGATCCAGGCCTACAGGAGCCTGCTGGATTATATCATCTGGTGTGACAAAAAGTTAACATACTGCAACACTGGTAAGGCAATACACTCACAACACCCAAAACATCTATAATTTAATTGTATCAGTTACTTTGGCATTACTGCAAGCTCTGGTGTGATGTCATACTGCCACCTGCAGGGCAGACCCAGTAACCGTACACAAAATAGAAGACCTGAAGAGCTGGTTatgttgtgaaaaatgtatttatgtacagtCCTGCCACTCAGTGCCCTCTGATgtgatttcatgtttttaaaaaagcctcTGCCTTGTCTCAGACTAGATGTAAattgctcttttttgtttttcttttatgtgaTGTTTGGCTGCCTGTTTTCAGACTACCACGACTCTGGTGACAACCAAGAGATGCATAACTACTTCAGACAGGCCTCTGTGAATCTGAAGGAGATTTTGAAAAATCCTGGTGTCTGGGATCCCTTCATACTGAGTTACGTTGAGGTAAGCACACAATTCCCGGCTGCCTGATTTAATTATAGAAATATTTCTATGTATTTAATACCGTGAGATAAGAAATGTTAGAGTTGAGCTTCAACAATAAGTCAATTGACAGAACATTGTTTGCAACAATCTTggtaactgattaattgtttctcatggttttttaaaaatatttaaatatttaatttttttattttttttttatttttttatttgtttttagccccAGAATAGACCCTGTTATACATTTTGATATCACCAGTCTCAGTTTCTTGCCGCTGTATTAAGAATGACTGTTTTGTCAGGCTGGCTATTGGTCAGTGTAAGGAACTATCCTTACTCACTGTACaacctttgttttattctgGCAGATGCTGGAGTTCTATGAGGATCACAATGAGGCCCTGAAAGTCCTGAATGACTACGCCTATGATAACAGTTTTCCACCCAATCCCAATGCGCATGTCTACCTGTACCGGTACTTAAAGCAGCACGATGCTTCAGAGAGGAAACTGATGAAAGTTTTGAAGGTGCATCTTAAAAGCACTGTAGCCAGTGCAATATTGAAgtattgctttgttttgtcataaatgacacttaaaatggcatttaaaatgataattataGCAtcttaatgtatttatttcttagTTTGACATATGAAACTGTAATAACCCCTGTGAAACAGCACAGCATCATTATGATATTAACCAGAACTTGTAACTGCCTGTTATTCGATTTaaggtaaaacacacaaacaacacacagattACTAAtgcatctgtaaaatgtcacttCCTCGTGCCGTAGATCCTCCATGTGTTAGTCCCAAGCCATGAGTTGATGTTGGAGTACAGCTCACTCCTGCTTAAGTCAGGTAAATGCAGatagaaaattaaatgtctAGCATTTGGCAAGTTCATAATCTTACCAGATAATTAATGATACATAGAACTGAAGTTAATCAAATTCATGTTAACAAAAGTTCAATTTTAGTCTTCATTAACCAAGtgatttatttatctgtacTGCTTCTCTGTTTAGAAAGTACTAAACAGGCAACATCAggagtttattttattgtttagtttttaaatatgttgtctgtTGTTATAGATATGTCTACAAGTAACTTTTTCTCTGTTCCATACTATCCATTattgatgggtttttttgtttgttttttgtcagagAAACAAAGTGATATCCAAAAAGCTTTAGGAGTCGTTCTGGAAATGCTGGACTTTGCCTGCTGGAGGAGCAACCTGGATGTGTGGAAGTGTTTAAAGACCATTATTCAgaaattacagttacagtatgtaaaaaaatTTGTTCAATGGGAAAATTGGAAGCTCGGTTTTTGATTAAACTTTTAAttgaaacacatttctttttttttttttttcatttgacatatatatttgtacatttgtgtattAAAACAGAGAAGACTGGAGGAACGTTGTCCTTGGAAAAATGGCCGGAAGAAAAGACTGGTGGCCTGCGCTGCACTTCACAAGCTTCCACGCCAGTAAAGACTCTGAGGAGAACCCAGAGCTGATGGAGGTGAAGGCGTCACTTACAAAAGTCCTCTGCCCAGGTAAGTTGGTGTACATTATTATACAATCACTTCTGGAGGTACTGTCAGATGTGAAACGATTAGTTAATAAATCAATTGGCCGATCACTGAAACGTAATTGGCgacagttttaataattttatgaattgtttgtcatttttataagcaaaaatgccaaaaattctctggttccattttcttaaatgtgaatatttactgGTTTTGTCAGTCGactgtgatagtaaactgaatatatttgggttgttggtcagacaaaagtcATTTGAATAAAGCAGCTTGGGTTATGTAAATTGTGATAGTCATTTTCAGTACTTCACAACAATTTATGGACCAGTTGtttaactgagaaaatgagcagcagattaatcaataatgaaaataattatttcagcCCTAATTGTCATCTTAAAAGGAAATATCACTGTCATTTTCTATGGATGTTACAATATGTCAATCTTggatatttataaataattgtAAAGGCAAAGATTTTTAGGCTAGATGTTGGAGAAGAAATGCAATTTTACCGTTTACAGTCAAGCTCTCATTGTGCCTCTAAAGTCTATTTTAGTGCTgaacatttcagatttttgttgGCCTGGCGACTGCTAGTAGTACAGAAGCATAGAGTAGGTTTAATAAAAGACACTGGAGCTGAAAGCAGTGCCTCAGAATAATGTTGAAAAAAGGT is drawn from Xiphias gladius isolate SHS-SW01 ecotype Sanya breed wild chromosome 4, ASM1685928v1, whole genome shotgun sequence and contains these coding sequences:
- the taf1a gene encoding TATA box-binding protein-associated factor RNA polymerase I subunit A, translating into MDDLNRELAPLEDLEDDNDSSDNNSAKGVKKSKLPVVNPMCVETPKETGFHQSTRICLERIREAMLHHRWQEAAEYMACYPQMLEDRTQGSTQQYKELIWRLSAEILHHQPNSKLEDYNNIYERMKHSGVKHYLMISLEHSFHLLLHGHIEDAKRQLSAAESWRHGKESAAQYQRTKLIQAYRSLLDYIIWCDKKLTYCNTDYHDSGDNQEMHNYFRQASVNLKEILKNPGVWDPFILSYVEMLEFYEDHNEALKVLNDYAYDNSFPPNPNAHVYLYRYLKQHDASERKLMKVLKILHVLVPSHELMLEYSSLLLKSEKQSDIQKALGVVLEMLDFACWRSNLDVWKCLKTIIQKLQLQEDWRNVVLGKMAGRKDWWPALHFTSFHASKDSEENPELMEVKASLTKVLCPDLILKYGAAGVTSEEWT